The Mytilus edulis chromosome 12, xbMytEdul2.2, whole genome shotgun sequence genome contains a region encoding:
- the LOC139497723 gene encoding uncharacterized protein: protein MDLVGDSFGTVNDYQLYQVHFGRRYIYLIENSSESVLDINNTSLPTYYCDNYIPFWVSWIDGTIEAGEGTCIGHDKFDSMPRILNIDTGVTDISIMSYTTASWLFDIPKNTTSACTPDELDVGSGSGPTKIRTTKTTTPEFASTTISSTDTTTPESVSTTISSTDTTTPEFASTTINSSDTTTPDFASTPRSSTDTTPEFASTTISSTDTTKPEFASTTISSTDTTTPALDLTGISTAETTTPEFASTTISSTDTPTPALDLTGISTTGTTTPEFASTTISSTDTTTPELDLRGISTAGTTTPGFDPTTISTIISTATTSSRTTGRSSTKTLCTCSCNNFTMTEDELIRKIALLKSELSVDRKQTNKYRRSLVSAGDDRPSSKYIGTFGIVVLVVICTLIVLMDLQHCACFMFHKKK, encoded by the exons ATGGACTTAGTTGGCGATAGTTTTGGTACAGTAAATGATTATCAGTTATATCAAGTGCATTTTGGAAGAAGGTATATATATCTCATAGAAAATTCATCAGAATCTGTTctagatataaacaatacatccTTGCCAACATATTATTGCGACAATTACATTCCCTTTTGGGTTTCTTGGATTGATGGAACCATCGAAGCGGGAGAAGGTACCTGCATTGGACATGACAAGTTCGACAGCATGCCACGGATCCTTAATATTGATACTGGTGTAACTGATATTTCAATAATGTCCTATACAACTGCGAGCTGGCTATTTGATATTCCGAAAAATACAACATCAG CTTGTACACCTGATGAATTAGATGTTGGTTCCGGATCTGGTCCGACAAAAATAAGAACAACTAAAACAACTACACCAGAATTTGCTTCAACAACAATAAGCTCAACCGATACAACTACACCAGAATCTGTTTCAACAACAATAAGCTCAACAGATACAACTACACCAGAATTTGCTTCAACAACAATAAACTCATCCGATACAACAACTCCAGATTTTGCTTCAACACCAAGAAGCTCAACCGATACCACACCAGAGTTTGCTTCAACAACAATTAGCTCAACTGACACAACAAAACCAGAATTTGCTTCAACAACAATAAGCTCAACCGATACAACAACACCAGCATTAGACCTGACAGGAATAAGCACAGCAGAAACAACTACACCTGAATTTGCTTCAACAACAATAAGCTCAACTGATACACCAACACCAGCATTAGACCTGACAGGAATAAGCACAACAGGAACAACTACACCTGAATTTGCTTCAACAACAATAAGCTCAACCGATACAACAACACCAGAATTAGATCTGAGAGGAATAAGCACAGCAGGAACAACTACACCAGGATTTGATCCAACAACAATAAGCACCATCATCAGTACTGCAACAACTTCCAGCAGAACAACAGGTCGTTCATCAACCAAAACTCTATGTACATGTTCATGTAACAACTTCACCATGACCGAGGATGAACTCATCAGAAAGATTGCACTGTTAAAATCAGAACTGTCTGTAGATAGGAAACAAACGAACAAGTACAGACGATCCCTCGTATCAGCAGGAGATGATAGGCCATCCTCGAAGTACATAGGCACCTTTGGTATTGTTGTTTTAGTGGTTATTTGCACCTTGATAGTTTTGATGGACCTTCAACACTGTGCTTGCTTCATGTttcacaaaaagaaataa